Within the Mycobacterium gordonae genome, the region TCCGGGCACGTTCGTCGGTGAAGACGCTCATGTCGCTGATGTTCTCCGTCGCCAGCCGACTGCCCCGCGCACTGAGTGCCGTGATGTTGGCCAGCAACCGGTCCTGGGCCTCCGGCGGAAGATAGGGGAGCAGGCCTTCAGCGATCCAGGCGGTCGGCTCGCTGGTGTCGAACATGTTGTCGCGCAAGGCCGTAGGCCAGTCTTCTCGGAGGTCAATCCCTACCGCTCGACGCTCGACGGCAGGTTCCTCACCGATCTGGGTCAGGGTCAGGCTCTTGAAGGTGATGACCTCGGGCTGGTCGACTTCGAAAACCACCGTGCCCTCCGGCCAGGTCAAGCGATAGGCCCTGGCATCGAGTCCAGCGGCCAGGATCACGGCTTGGCGTATACCGTCCCCGGTTGCGGCGCTGAAGAAGTCGTCGAAGAACCGGGTGCGCACCGCCATCTGCTCACGGCGCTGCTGGAAGGTCATCGGCATCTCGTCGTCTTCGAGAGGTATTTCGCCGTCCAGCATGCGGGTGAAGAAGGGGTGTCCCACGGCGCGCACCAGCGGTTCAGCGAATCGATCGTCGAGCAGCGGATCGGGTTCCCGGGAGGCCAGCGCCCGGGCGGCCGCCACCATGGTCGCGGTAGCCCCCACGCTGGACGCGAGGTCCCAGCTGTCCCCATCGGCGCGCGCCGTACCAAATGTTGACATCCGCTGCTCCCGTTCCGCCTGGGCATGTCGATACCTGCTCAGCGTAACTGCGGGTTGCCGACCTAGCAGGGCGCCGGCGACGCCAGATGAAATGATGGACGGCACCATGGCTCCGACACTGCGCCCACGTCGATCCGCTCTTTACCTACCCGGCAACAAGAGCCGGGCGCTGGAAAAGGGGAGAACGCTCCCGGCGGACGTGCTGATCTTCGACCTCGAGGATGCCGTCGGCCCCGACGCCAAGGCCGAGTCGAGGACCAGGGTGTGTGAGGCCGTTGTGTCCGGCAGCTACCAGCCCCGGGAAGTCGTGGTGCGCATCAACGGCGTGGACACCGACTGGCACGCCGACGACCTAGCCGCGGTAGCGCGCACCAACGCCGACGGCATATTGGTGCCGAAAATCGAGACAGGGCAACAGGTTCAGGATTTAGTCGGTACGTTGCGCGCGCTGGATGCCCCGGCTTCATTGCAGCTGTGGGTGATGGTCGAAACTCCCAGGGCGTTCCTGCGCATTGACGAAATCGCCTCGGCGAGCGAGCGCTTGGCGGCCCTGGTGGTCGG harbors:
- a CDS encoding class I SAM-dependent methyltransferase; this translates as MSTFGTARADGDSWDLASSVGATATMVAAARALASREPDPLLDDRFAEPLVRAVGHPFFTRMLDGEIPLEDDEMPMTFQQRREQMAVRTRFFDDFFSAATGDGIRQAVILAAGLDARAYRLTWPEGTVVFEVDQPEVITFKSLTLTQIGEEPAVERRAVGIDLREDWPTALRDNMFDTSEPTAWIAEGLLPYLPPEAQDRLLANITALSARGSRLATENISDMSVFTDERARNMRASWRKYGLDIDVAELVWLGERRQVAEHLTASGWTVTRYPTEQLYAQHGFALPDNEILAKFRDAVSYVSAELN
- a CDS encoding HpcH/HpaI aldolase/citrate lyase family protein, with translation MAPTLRPRRSALYLPGNKSRALEKGRTLPADVLIFDLEDAVGPDAKAESRTRVCEAVVSGSYQPREVVVRINGVDTDWHADDLAAVARTNADGILVPKIETGQQVQDLVGTLRALDAPASLQLWVMVETPRAFLRIDEIASASERLAALVVGTNDLVNELHGQHVPGRAPVMPALSLAVLGARAGGKAVLDGVFNDITDADGFAAEARQGREMGFDGKTLIHPSQIAPANDTYGPSEQELAHARTVVAAYEEARAAGRSVITVNGRMIENLHVRDAQRILALANLISELKRRN